Proteins found in one Coffea eugenioides isolate CCC68of chromosome 5, Ceug_1.0, whole genome shotgun sequence genomic segment:
- the LOC113772356 gene encoding anthocyanidin 3-O-glucosyltransferase 2-like, which produces MKVGFQSSINWLKLTKKMKEMKTAELVFVPIPGIGHLVSCVELAKLLIECDERLSITVLIMKLPYDTKVSSYTNSLLESPNLHIRYLEPMKEEPSSQLSSFLSILFRFIDNHKSCVREVLAEISNSVSSHLGGIVIDMLCTSLIDVANEFGVPSYIFHPGGAATLGLLFQLQSLRDDLNEDVSHYENSDVELAVPTYINPVPAKLLSSPFFDKDGGGDMLLDQAKGYRKAKGIIINTFLELECHAIHALSNDKTIPPVYAVGPLLNLKGGNSQNQETEIIMKWLDLQPECSVVFLCFGSGGSFDGDQVKEIAYALERSGYRFLWSLRRPSPKENFEFPSEYENLDEVLPEGFLQRTAAVGKVIGWAPQAAVLSHPAVGGFVSHCGWNSILESVWYGVPVATWPLNAEQQQNAFLMVKDLAMAVEIKIDFKRDFVLGVSSEILSADVIERGIKHLMDPEKEIKEKVKEMKEKSRLAPNEGGSSYGSLKLFLEDVIDSIP; this is translated from the coding sequence ATGAAGGTTGGATTTCAGTCTTCAATCAACTGGCTAAAGttaacaaagaaaatgaaagaaatgaaaacaGCAGAGCTGGTTTTCGTTCCTATTCCAGGGATTGGCCACTTAGTATCATGTGTTGAACTAGCAAAGCTTCTCATTGAATGCGATGAACGATTATCGATCACCGTCCTGATTATGAAGCTGCCCTATGATACAAAAGTCAGTAGCTACACAAATTCGTTGTTAGAATCTCCGAATTTGCACATAAGGTACCTTGAGCCCATGAAAGAAGAGCCTTCTTCTCAATTGTCATCTTTTCTTTCGATTCTGTTTCGATTTATTGACAACCATAAAAGTTGTGTGAGGGAGGTTCTTGCTGAAATATCCAATTCTGTTTCGTCTCATCTTGGTGGGATCGTCATAGACATGCTTTGCACCTCTTTGATTGATGTAGCCAATGAATTTGGGGTTCCTTCCTATATATTTCACCCAGGTGGTGCTGCAACGCTTGGCCTTTTATTCCAGTTGCAAAGTCTGAGAGATGATCTCAATGAAGATGTGAGCCATTACGAGAATTCAGACGTTGAATTAGCTGTGCCTACTTACATCAATCCTGTTCCAGCTAAACTTTTGTCATCTCCATTCTTTGACAAGGATGGAGGTGGCGACATGCTCCTCGATCAGGCAAAAGGATACAGGAAGGCCAAGGGAATCATAATTAACACTTTCCTTGAGCTAGAATGCCATGCGATTCACGCCTTGAGCAATGATAAAACCATCCCACCAGTATATGCAGTAGGGCCACTATTGAATCTGAAGGGAGGCAACagtcaaaatcaagaaactgaGATCATTATGAAATGGCTAGATCTTCAGCCAGAATGTTCTGTTGTGTTCCTTTGCTTTGGTAGTGGAGGCAGTTTTGATGGTGACCAAGTGAAGGAAATTGCCTATGCACTCGAGCGCAGTGGATATCGATTCCTCTGGTCATTGAGAAGGCCTTCAcctaaagaaaattttgagtttccaAGTGAGTATGAGAACCTGGATGAAGTCTTGCCAGAGGGGTTCTTGCAGCGAACTGCAGCCGTTGGAAAAGTTATTGGATGGGCACCACAGGCGGCAGTTCTATCCCATCCTGCTGTAGGGGGCTTTGTTTCTCACTGTGGTTGGAACTCAATATTGGAAAGCGTTTGGTACGGTGTGCCAGTGGCAACTTGGCCGCTTAATGCAGAGCAGCAGCAGAATGCATTCCTAATGGTGAAGGACTTGGCAATGGCAGTGGAgatcaaaatagatttcaaaagGGATTTCGTACTGGGTGTGAGCAGTGAGATTTTGAGTGCAGATGTGATTGAAAGAGGGATTAAACATCTGATGGATCCTGAGAAGGAAATCAAAGAGAAGGTGAAGGAAATGAAGGAGAAGAGCAGGTTGGCTCCTAATGAAGGAGGATCATCCTATGGTTCCTTGAAGTTGTTTCTTGAAGATGTAATAGATAGTATTCCATAA